In Bradyrhizobium symbiodeficiens, the genomic stretch CCATTGATCTCGATGGCCTGCTCGATCGATTCCGCGGACAGGGGGAACAGGCCCTTCTGATAGGCATAGCCCATCATCATCATGTTGGTGGCGATGGCATCGCCGAGCAGTTGCTCGGCCGGCTTGCTAAAATCGAAGAACACCGAGTCCTTGTGCAGCGCCGTCTCCAGCAATCCATTCAGCTTCCGAGTCTGGAAGTTGAAGTCGCGATTGAGGACGAAATCGGCGGTGGGTATGACGTGGCTGTTGATGATGCCGCGGGTCCGGGCGGAGTCGCAGAGCGAGATCGTGTCCTTGGCGACTGCGACCACCTCGTCGGCGGCGAGCACGAGATCAGCCGTGCCGGTGACGATGCGCGAACAGGTCACCTCCGCCGGGTGATCGGACAGGCGGACATGGCTGAGCACCGCGCCGCCCTTTTGGGCCAAGCCCGACATGTCGAGGATCATCGAGGCCTTGCCCTCGATATGGGCGGCCATGCCGAGCAGCGCGCCGATGGTGAGAACGCCGGTGCCTCCGACACCGCCGACCGCGATGTTGTAGGGCTTGTCGAGCGTCGGGCGCGAGACCGGCTCGGGCAGCGCGCCGATATCGGCGAGCTCAGCCGGCGCGCGGTGGCGCGGCTTGCCGCCGTCCACGGTGACGAAGGACGGACAGAAGCCCTTCACACAGGAATAGTCCTTGTTGCAGGACGACTGGTTGATGGCACGCTTGCGGCCGAACTCGGTCTCCAGCGGCTCGACCGAGATGCAGTTCGACTGCACCGAACAGTCGCCGCAGCCCTCGCAGACGGCCGGGTTGATCATGACGCGGCGCGCCGGATCCTCCATCAGGCCGCGCTTGCGGCGGCGGCGCTTCTCGGCGGCGCAGGTCTGGACGAAAACGATCGCCGATGTGCCCTGGTGCTCCCGGCACATCTTCATGACGTTCTGCAGTTCGTCGCGATGATAGAGCTTCACGCCGGGCGCGATGCTGTCGGAGGGATAGGCATCGGGCGTCTCAGAGACCAGATAGATCTCGCGGATGCCTTCGGCGTGGAGCTGGAAGGTGATCTGCTGCGGCGAGAGATCGCCGTCGTGGCGCTGGCCGCCGGTCATGGCGACAGCGTCGTTGTAGAGGATCTTGTAGGTGATGTTGGTCTTGGAGGCGACCGCCTGGCGGATCGCGAGAAGACCGGAGTGGAAGTAGGTGCCGTCGCCGAGATTGGCGAAGATGTGGTTTTCGTTGGTGAACGGCGCGATGCCGACCCACGGCACGCCCTCGCCGCCCATATGCGTGAAGGTCTCGGTCGAGCGATCCATCCACAGCGCCATGAAGTGGCAGCCGATGCCGGCCAGCGCGCGGCTTCCTTCGGGGACTTTCGTGGAGGTGTTGTGGGGACAGCCGGAGCAGAAATACGGGGTGCGGGAGACAGGCGCCACCGCCTGCATCTGGGTCGCCTGACGGCCGTTGAACCAATCGGCCTTGGCGCGGAGCATCTCCGCGATCTCCGGGTTGAGATCAAGCCGGAGAAGTCGTTCGGTCAGCGAGGTCGCGAGCGAGGCGACGCTGAGCTCGGCCGAGAACGTCAGGAATCGCTTGTCGTGCTCGTCCATCTTGCCGACGATGCGCGGGCGCACGTCGTCGCGCCAGTTGAACAACTCCTGCTTGACCTGGTTCTCGACGATCTCGCGGCGCTCTTCGATGATGAATATCTCTTCCAGCCCGACCGCGAACTGGCGCACGCCTTCCGGCTCCAGCGGCCAGGGCATCCCGATCTTGTAGAGGCGAAGGCCGATCCTGGCCGCGACCTCTTCGGTGATGCCAAGCTCGCGCAGCGCCTGCCGGACGTCCTCGTAGCTCTTGCCCGAGGCCATGATGCCGAAGCGGGCGTTCGGCGAATCCATGGTGATGCGGTTGACCTTGTTGGCGCGCGCGAAGGCGATCGCGGCAAATCCCTTGTAGTCCTGCAGACGGCGGTCCTGCTCGAAGCGGTCGTCGGGCCAGCGCAGGTTGAGGCCGCCTTGCGGCATCTCGAAATCGGTCGGGATGATGAACGGCTTCATCTCGTCGCTGAGATCGATCTCGGCGGTGGTCTCCACCGTCTCCGTGATCACCTTCATGCCGACCCAGCAGCCCGAATAGCGCGACATCGCGATGCCGAGCAGGCCCATCTCGATCATCTCGTGGATGCTCGAGGGATAAAGATACGGCATCAGCGCCGACATGAAGGCATGGTCGGACTGATGCGGGACAGTCGAGGATTTCGCGCCGTGGTCGTCGCCGGCAAGGCACAGCACGCCGCCGTTCTTGGCGGAGCCGGCCGCGTTGCCGTGGCGGAACACGTCGCCGCAGCGGTCGACGCCGGGACCCTTGCCGTACCAGATGCCGACCACGCCGTCGTATTTGGCGCCGGGCGAGAGGTTGAGCTGCTGCGAGCCCCAGACCGCGGTGGCCGCAAGATCCTCGTTCACGCCGGGCTGGAACTTGATGTTGTACTGTTCGAGGTGTTTTCGCGCGGCGAACAGCTGCTGGTCGTAGCCGCCGAGCGGCGAGCCACGATAACCGGAGATAAAGCCTGCGGTGTTGAGCCCCGCCGCGCGGTCGCGCCGGATCTGGGCCATGGGCAGGCGAACCAGGGCCTGGATGCCCGTGGTGAAGACGTGCCCGGTTTCCTGGGTGTATTTTTGATCGAGACTGATCGGACCCTGGTTGATGCCCATGCCGTCCTCTTTTATCGCCCTGTTCAGGTCTTGCTGACCTAAGCCGTTGCCGTCCCGTTATTTTTAGTTAGGGCGCGCCGACCAATCTCGCCACTCTATGTCGGATATTTCACGATCCGCATCACAAATCTGGACCAAAGGGGGTGTCGGGTTAAAATCGCAACTTCGTGGCCTGAAACATGCGTGCCGTTTTCAATTTGTGTCACCATACCCCCACTGTGGCGAAATGAACTGATGCCCCCGTCGTGCCGGATGCGGGCGATTGGTCGCAGGAGAGACTTTCGATGCGGACGATTCTGGCAGGCTCCGCTCTTGTCGGTCTGGCGTTGTGCAGTGCGGTTGCAGGCGTGGCCCGCGCCGCCGAGCCCTCGCCGGAGCTGATCGCTTACGGCAAGACGCTGGTCGAGGCCGGCGACTGCGCGGGCTGCCACACCGCCGATCCGGCAAAACCGTTCGCGGGGGGCAAGCGTATCGCCACGCCCTTCGGCGCGATCTATGCGCCGAACCTGACCCCGGACCGCGACACCGGGATCGGCGCCTGGCTGGATGCCGATTTCGTGCGCGCGATGCGCACCGGTATCGCGCCCGACGGCTCGAACTATTACCCGGCGTTTCCTTATCCCTATTTCACCAAGATGACGAAGGACGACACGCTGGCGATCCGCGCCTATCTCGGCACACTTGCGCCCGTCATCAGCCGCAACAAGCCGCCGGAGCTGCGCTGGCCGTTCGGCTATCGCGGGCTGATGCGGGTCTGGAACGCGATGTATTTCAAGCCCGGCCTGTTCGAGCCGGACCAGAGCAAGAGCGCGGCCTGGAACAGAGGCGGCTATCTCGTCACCGGGCTCGGTCATTGCGGCGCCTGCCACACGCCGAAGAACTATTTCGGCGCCGACAAGAGCGCGCAGGCACTGTCAGGCAATAAGGTCGCGGGCTGGTTTGCTCCCCGACTCGATGGCGCTGCGCGCACGGGATTGAAATCGTGGAGCGAGGAGGACATCACCGAGTATCTGCAGAGCGGGCGCAATGGGAAGAGCCATGCCGGCGGGCCGATGGCCGAAGTGATCGTCAATTCAACGTCGAAGATGAGCGATGCCGATGTGCGCGCGATCGCGGTGTACCTGAAAAGCCTGCCGCCGGCGCGGCGCGAGACCATCGTGACGCCGCCTGACGAGACCGAAATGAGGGCCGGCCAGGCGGTCTACGCAAAGCTCTGCGTCGCCTGCCACGAAGCCGACGGCTCGGGCAGCCCGCGGATCTATCCGCCGCTGCCCGGAAATGCGCTGCTGCAATCGGTCAATCCGTCCTCCACCTTGCGCATCATCCTCGACGGCGCCCACACCGTGACGACCCCGCGCGCGCCCAACACCGGCGAGATGCCGCCCTACGCCAGGCAATTGTCCAATGAGGAAATCGCGGCGGTGACGAACTACATCCGCAATTCCTGGGGCAACGCGGCGCCGCTGGTGACGCCGGCGCAGGTGGCGAAGGCGCGCAAGGGAGAGGCGAATGGGCAGTAGTGAGTAGCGAATGGCCAGATATCGCCATTCGCACGCGACAGCGCTCACCGCTCCTCATCTCCCGTGAAGACGAATTTCGGCATCTCCCATTTGTAGCGCACCGCGAGCAGGCGGAAGCTGAGACCGAGCACGAAGGTCAGGATCGTCCAGAGCTCGGCATTGAGGTTGAGGCCGAAGGCGGTGGCGTAGAACAGTCCCGTCACCACCGAGACGCTGGCGTAGAGTTCGGATCGAAACAGCAGCGGCACGTCGTTGCAGAGCACGTCGCGCAGCACGCCGCCGGCGCAGCCCGTCACCATGCCCGACACGATCACGATCGGCAGCGAGGCATCCATCTGCCAGCCGACGTTGCAGCCGATCATGGTGAAGACGACGAGACCGATGGCATCGAGCACGATGAACGCGAGGTGCAACCGATGCACCAGCCGTGCGATCAGGATCGTCAGCAGCGCCGCGCCACCCGGCAGCACGAGGTAGATCGGGTTGGCCACCCACACCAGCGGATAGTGACCGAGAAACAGGTCGCGTAGCGTGCCGCCGCCGAGTGCGGTCACGCAGGCGAGAAGACAAACGCCGACATAGTCCATGCTGCGCCGGCCGGCAGCCAGTGCCGCCGTCATCCCCTCTGCCGTGATGGCGACGAGCGCCAGAAGATGCAGGACGCTATCCGTCGGCGGCAGGCTCCACATCGGCTGTTCCCTTCGTTGCGGCCATGGAACCCGCGTGCTGTTCCCTGCCAGACAGGTTCCCGATTCCCGCAACGAGGGCAACATGCGACGAAAGCATAAGGAGGCGCGGAACAGAATCTCGCATCCACGGGTTGTCCGGATGTCACAAACGAGGAGACCCAACCGATGGCTGACGACCGTTTTCCCAACGATCCGTACCGCCCGAACCTCGCCGACGATGAGTATGTTCGCGCGGCGCGCCGGGATGCCGACCTGCAGGCCGACCCCGAGCTCAGCGAAGGCCCCGCCTCGAGCGGCAAGGTTGCGATGTTCGCCGTTGCGATCGCCCTTGTGCTGGGTGCCGTGTTCTACGGCCTGAACAACTCCAGCACGACGAACCAGGCAAGCACCGCGCCGGCGACGCAGACCGCCCAGCAGGCGCCTGCGACCAATCCGGCCGCGCCTCCCGGCATGCGCGACGTGACGCCGCGCAACAACACCGAGCCGGGCGTGACCACGGGTGCGGCGCCGAGCCGGCCGGCCGCGCCTTCGCCGGATACGCCGGCGGCAAAGCCGGCGCCGGATACGCAGACGCCGTCTGATGGCGCGAAGTAACAATTCGCAATGAGATTTGAGAGCGGCGGGACAATGTCCCGCCGCTTTTCGTTGGCCTCTAGCTGAACATCTTGTTGAGCTCGCCGCCGGGATAGCCGCTGCCGAGCTCGGTGAACGTCCCCTTCTCCGCCATCTCCTTGGCCGCGCGCATGAAGCCGCCCCAGGCGGCGCGGGCGAGCGAGCCGCCGACGCTGATCCGGCGCACGCCGAGATCCTCGGCTTCCTGCAACGACAGGCCGGAGGCGCCGATCAGGAGGTTGAACGGTTTTGGTGCGACAGCCTTCACCACGGCTGCGATGTCATCGCGGGTCTTCAGGCCCGGCGCGTAGAGGCAATCAGCGCCGGCGTCCGCGTAAGCGGTGAGCCGGTCGATGACGAGCTTCAAGTCAGTCACGCCCCACAAAAAGGCTTCGCAGCGGCCGACCAGCAGCACGCCGCTGTCGCCGATCGCCTTGCGCGAGGCCTTGATGCGCTCGGCCGCGAGCGCGCGCTCATAGATCGGATTCTGTTTGTCGCCGGTGGAATCCTCGATCGACAGGCCTGCGACGCCGGTGCGCACGCAGCGCTCTACATTGTCGGCGACCCTGTCAGGCTCGACCGCAAAGCCGCCCTCGAAATCGGCGTTGATGGGGATGTCGACCGCCGAGCTCAATGCTGCCAGATGCTGACAGACATCCTCGACGCTGACGTGGTTGTCGGCTTTGCCGATGGTCCAGGCAAAGCCCGCGCTCGATGAGGCGAGCGCCTTGAAACCGAGATGCTGCAACGCCTTGGCGCTGCCGATATCGACCGGATTGGGCAGGATGAAGCACCCGCTCTCGTGCATCTTCCTGAAGCTCGCGCGCTTGTCCGCGGTCGTGACGTGCATGTTTCTCTCCCTTGTTGGCCGCGCAGACATAGGCGCGCCCCGTTCAGCGCGCTAGTGCGCGTCGTGCACCGCCCGGCTGTCCTTCGGCGCCTGCTCGCGATCATTCATGCCGTAGTCCCTGACCACGCTGGCGATGCGCAGATGGTAGTCGGCGAAGATCTGCGCCCTGCCCTTCGCCTGCGTGCGACGGTGCTCCATCGTGTTGCGCCAGGCCTGCACGGCGGCCTCGTCGCGCCAGAACGACACCGACAGGATCTTGCCCTTGTCGGTCAGGCTCTCGAAACGCTCGACCGAGATGAAGCCGTCGATGCTTTGCAGGATCGGCTTCAAATCGGCTGCGAGGTCGAAATAGTCCTGGCGGTGTTCCGGCTTCGGCCAGACCTCGAAGATCACGGCGATCATGGGCATCTCCTGCTGCTGCTTCGCCTACAATACCACCTTGCGCAGGAATGTGCGTTCTTCGGCGAGGATGAATTTGTGTTCCTCGGCGAAATGGAAATTCGCCATGCCCTCCGCGTCCTGCCGCAGCCGGGCGCGATAGGCTTCATAGGCGGCCAGACTCTCGAAGCTGATCAGCGCGGAGGCGATGTTGTTGGTGCCCTCGTGCGGCATGAAATAGCCGATCAGGTCGCCGCCGCATTTCGGGATGATGGTGAGCCAGCGCTTCGAATAGTCCTCGAACTGCGCGCGCTTGAACGGGTCGATCTGATAGCGGATGAAGACGGTGACGGACATGATGGGCTCCTGTTTCCAAACAGTCATCGTGAGTCGCGAAGTTTCGTAGGGTGGGCAAAGCGAAGCGTGCCCACGTCCTAGGTCCGCAACGACGATCGGTGGGCACGTCGCTGCGCTCCTTTGCCCACCCTACGGCCGCGCTCCCGCGATGACAGCGTAGTGAAAGGTTACATCTTGTCCGACCACAATGCTTCGGCTACCATCGAAGCATGAAATCAGGTCCCGACATCGCCCTGGTCGCCTCGCTGGTCGGCGATCCCGCGCGCGCCAACATGCTCACCGCGCTGATGAACGGCCGCGCGCTCACGGCGAGCGAGCTGGCGCAGGAGGCCGGCATCACGCCGCAGACCGCGAGCTCGCATCTGGCCAAGCTCGAGGCGGGCGGGCTGGTCGAGCCGGAGAAGCAGGGCCGGCACCGCTACTATCGCCTCACCGACGACGATGTCGCCAGCGTGCTCGAAGGCCTCGCAGGCCTTGCCGCGCGCACCGGGCACATGCGGGTGCGTACCGGGCCGAAGGATCCGGCGCTGCGACGCGCGCGGATCTGCTACGACCATCTCGCCGGCGATCTCGGCGTGCAGATGCTGGATTCTCTGCGCGATCGAAATCTGGTCAGGCAGAAAAAGCAGGACATCGAGCTGACGACCGAAGGCGAACGCTTCCTTGCCAAGCATCTGCAGATCTCGCCCGGCATGCTCACCCATCCGCGGCGGCCCGTGTGCAAGGCCTGCCTCGACTGGAGCGAGCGGCGCCATCATCTCGCCGGCACGCTGGGGGCCGCCATGATGCAGCGCTTCGCCGAGCTGAAATGGGCGGCGCGCGACGCCACGCCCGGCAGCCGCGTCGTCAACTTCACCCGCACCGGTGAGAAGCAGTTTGCCGCGCTGTTCGGCGATGATGCTGGCTAGCCCTCGCAACTCTTGAACCATTCGCCCCGCCGGGCGACCAATCGGGGCGAAGACGCTTTCGAGACCCCCATGTACCACCTGCTACGTCTGCTTCCCGCCCTGCTCATTGCGGGGTACATCCTGCCGGCCCATGCGGATATCGTTCCCAAATTCGCCGACTATCCGGCCAAGGTCTTCACCGGCAAACCGGCGAGGCCGCGCCTGCACAACCAATACCTGCGCGACGTTCGCGAGCAGTTTGATCACGCCATCGGTGACGACAAGGTCAGCGCGGCCGGCCACTATTACGTCGTCAAGCTGCCCTGCGGTTCGGCCTGCGTCGCCCCCGTACTGCTGGATGCCCGCACCGGCCGCATCACCGAGCTGTTCACGGTGTCCGGCTGGCGGGAAGTCGGCGACGATTTCGACGCCGTAGTCAGCCGTGCCAGCAGCCGTCTCATCGTCTTCCGTGGCGCGCGCAACGAAACCGGCGTCATCGGCAATCACTACTACCTGCTCGGCGAAGGCGGCCGCTTGAAGCATCTGTACACGATGAATACCGACGGCAATTTCGAGACCTCGCCGAAGATCGAATGATGCATCCAAACGCTTCCTCCGGCCGCCACCGGCACGACAATGCCCGGGATGCGCACCGGCGAGAAGCAGTTTGCCGCGTTGTTCGGCGACGGGAAGGACTGATCACGCCATTCGCGTGACATCGCACATTTGCGTGTGAACTCTCAGTCTCGTCGTGGCCGGGCTTGACCCGGCCATCCACGCGCTTATGCGAACGGTCATTCCGTGACCGTGAGAGACCCACCATGATCCGCATCGTCCCGGCCGCCCTCGCCGCCGCTCTTCTTGCTTCCCTGCTCACCACCGCGCACGCCGCAGACACACCGCCACGCGAGCCCTATGGCATCGCACTCGAGGGTTTTGCCTATCCCTACCCCGTGCACCAATTGCCGCTCGTCAACGACGGCGAGCAGCTCAGCATGGCCTATATGGACGTCGCGCCTGCACAGCCGAACGGCCGCACCGTGGTGCTGCTGCATGGGCGCAATTTTCCGTCGAGCTATTGGGCCCCTGTCATCAGGATGCTCAACGACGCCGGCTACCGCGTCGTGGTCCCGGACCAGATCGGCTTCGGCAAATCCTCCAAGCCTGCGGGCGAACTGCATTTCGACACGCTGGCGCGCAACACCATCGCGCTGCTCGATCACTTGCAGATCAACAAGGCCGACATCGTCGCCCATTCACTCGGCGGCATGCTGGGCGTGCGCATCGCCCGCGCCTACCCTGACCGCGTCGCCCACCTCGTGCTGACTGCGCCGATCGGGCTGGAGGACTACCGCCTCTACGTGCCGCCGACGCCGACCGAGGCGATCATCGCGACCGAGGACAAGCTCACCGCCGAGGGTTATCGCAAGCAGCTGCAAACCAACTACGCAATCAAGCTGCCCCCTGATGCGATCACGCCGTATATCGACGCCCGCTTCAACATCAAGAGCAGCCCCGACTACCCGCGCTGGCTGCGCGCCTTCGTCAGTTCCGGGCAGATGATCTATCGCGAGCCGGTCGCGCATGAGATTCCT encodes the following:
- a CDS encoding indolepyruvate ferredoxin oxidoreductase family protein yields the protein MGINQGPISLDQKYTQETGHVFTTGIQALVRLPMAQIRRDRAAGLNTAGFISGYRGSPLGGYDQQLFAARKHLEQYNIKFQPGVNEDLAATAVWGSQQLNLSPGAKYDGVVGIWYGKGPGVDRCGDVFRHGNAAGSAKNGGVLCLAGDDHGAKSSTVPHQSDHAFMSALMPYLYPSSIHEMIEMGLLGIAMSRYSGCWVGMKVITETVETTAEIDLSDEMKPFIIPTDFEMPQGGLNLRWPDDRFEQDRRLQDYKGFAAIAFARANKVNRITMDSPNARFGIMASGKSYEDVRQALRELGITEEVAARIGLRLYKIGMPWPLEPEGVRQFAVGLEEIFIIEERREIVENQVKQELFNWRDDVRPRIVGKMDEHDKRFLTFSAELSVASLATSLTERLLRLDLNPEIAEMLRAKADWFNGRQATQMQAVAPVSRTPYFCSGCPHNTSTKVPEGSRALAGIGCHFMALWMDRSTETFTHMGGEGVPWVGIAPFTNENHIFANLGDGTYFHSGLLAIRQAVASKTNITYKILYNDAVAMTGGQRHDGDLSPQQITFQLHAEGIREIYLVSETPDAYPSDSIAPGVKLYHRDELQNVMKMCREHQGTSAIVFVQTCAAEKRRRRKRGLMEDPARRVMINPAVCEGCGDCSVQSNCISVEPLETEFGRKRAINQSSCNKDYSCVKGFCPSFVTVDGGKPRHRAPAELADIGALPEPVSRPTLDKPYNIAVGGVGGTGVLTIGALLGMAAHIEGKASMILDMSGLAQKGGAVLSHVRLSDHPAEVTCSRIVTGTADLVLAADEVVAVAKDTISLCDSARTRGIINSHVIPTADFVLNRDFNFQTRKLNGLLETALHKDSVFFDFSKPAEQLLGDAIATNMMMMGYAYQKGLFPLSAESIEQAIEINGVSIKMNKEAFRLGRLAVADPARLSGMLKGTDEVVAPKTLDAMTLDEVIEHRTRHLTAYQNNGLARRYRKLVDQVRDAAVKGGYDEALPRAVAVNYAKLLAYKDEYEVARLYTDGAFAKQLRDQFEGDFTFNFNLAPPILGGGLDPLGRPKKRAFGPWMLNVFGVLAKLKFLRGTPLDIFGRSPDRKLERDLIAGYEKDVATVLGLLSPVTIDTAVELLSLPDRIRGYGPVKEKAVADAKARYAQLAADLASPPPAPRQIAAE
- a CDS encoding c-type cytochrome, which produces MRTILAGSALVGLALCSAVAGVARAAEPSPELIAYGKTLVEAGDCAGCHTADPAKPFAGGKRIATPFGAIYAPNLTPDRDTGIGAWLDADFVRAMRTGIAPDGSNYYPAFPYPYFTKMTKDDTLAIRAYLGTLAPVISRNKPPELRWPFGYRGLMRVWNAMYFKPGLFEPDQSKSAAWNRGGYLVTGLGHCGACHTPKNYFGADKSAQALSGNKVAGWFAPRLDGAARTGLKSWSEEDITEYLQSGRNGKSHAGGPMAEVIVNSTSKMSDADVRAIAVYLKSLPPARRETIVTPPDETEMRAGQAVYAKLCVACHEADGSGSPRIYPPLPGNALLQSVNPSSTLRIILDGAHTVTTPRAPNTGEMPPYARQLSNEEIAAVTNYIRNSWGNAAPLVTPAQVAKARKGEANGQ
- a CDS encoding trimeric intracellular cation channel family protein, which translates into the protein MWSLPPTDSVLHLLALVAITAEGMTAALAAGRRSMDYVGVCLLACVTALGGGTLRDLFLGHYPLVWVANPIYLVLPGGAALLTILIARLVHRLHLAFIVLDAIGLVVFTMIGCNVGWQMDASLPIVIVSGMVTGCAGGVLRDVLCNDVPLLFRSELYASVSVVTGLFYATAFGLNLNAELWTILTFVLGLSFRLLAVRYKWEMPKFVFTGDEER
- a CDS encoding isocitrate lyase/PEP mutase family protein, whose product is MHVTTADKRASFRKMHESGCFILPNPVDIGSAKALQHLGFKALASSSAGFAWTIGKADNHVSVEDVCQHLAALSSAVDIPINADFEGGFAVEPDRVADNVERCVRTGVAGLSIEDSTGDKQNPIYERALAAERIKASRKAIGDSGVLLVGRCEAFLWGVTDLKLVIDRLTAYADAGADCLYAPGLKTRDDIAAVVKAVAPKPFNLLIGASGLSLQEAEDLGVRRISVGGSLARAAWGGFMRAAKEMAEKGTFTELGSGYPGGELNKMFS
- a CDS encoding antibiotic biosynthesis monooxygenase family protein; the protein is MIAVIFEVWPKPEHRQDYFDLAADLKPILQSIDGFISVERFESLTDKGKILSVSFWRDEAAVQAWRNTMEHRRTQAKGRAQIFADYHLRIASVVRDYGMNDREQAPKDSRAVHDAH
- a CDS encoding NIPSNAP family protein, whose translation is MSVTVFIRYQIDPFKRAQFEDYSKRWLTIIPKCGGDLIGYFMPHEGTNNIASALISFESLAAYEAYRARLRQDAEGMANFHFAEEHKFILAEERTFLRKVVL
- a CDS encoding ArsR/SmtB family transcription factor, with the translated sequence MKSGPDIALVASLVGDPARANMLTALMNGRALTASELAQEAGITPQTASSHLAKLEAGGLVEPEKQGRHRYYRLTDDDVASVLEGLAGLAARTGHMRVRTGPKDPALRRARICYDHLAGDLGVQMLDSLRDRNLVRQKKQDIELTTEGERFLAKHLQISPGMLTHPRRPVCKACLDWSERRHHLAGTLGAAMMQRFAELKWAARDATPGSRVVNFTRTGEKQFAALFGDDAG
- a CDS encoding alpha/beta fold hydrolase; translation: MIRIVPAALAAALLASLLTTAHAADTPPREPYGIALEGFAYPYPVHQLPLVNDGEQLSMAYMDVAPAQPNGRTVVLLHGRNFPSSYWAPVIRMLNDAGYRVVVPDQIGFGKSSKPAGELHFDTLARNTIALLDHLQINKADIVAHSLGGMLGVRIARAYPDRVAHLVLTAPIGLEDYRLYVPPTPTEAIIATEDKLTAEGYRKQLQTNYAIKLPPDAITPYIDARFNIKSSPDYPRWLRAFVSSGQMIYREPVAHEIPLVTEPTLFIMGADDHNAPGRPNAPEALRAKMGQNAELAKALAAKMPNARAEVIPNTGHLVFLEAPEKFKELVLSFLGR